A window of the Lactuca sativa cultivar Salinas chromosome 7, Lsat_Salinas_v11, whole genome shotgun sequence genome harbors these coding sequences:
- the LOC111876944 gene encoding pectinesterase inhibitor 9 encodes MAQILFSSLIFSLTIFIGFFGTIESRSSARMYLQQQCRTAIYHDLCVQTLLPYTVKTVPGPQQLAKISLAVCLSKARQTKEYVDMVAKQFNKTKNYKDSQAVQECSRQINNGVNQITLSVKEFQRIGKDAEENFPLHEDNMQSWVSAALTDIDMCIDGILGDVIGGREKAIMKAKILNVKQLASNSLAMLNRYTLRHRASHIVKNP; translated from the coding sequence ATGGCTCAAATACTTTTTTCTTCCTTGAttttctctctcacaatctttaTTGGGTTTTTTGGGACGATAGAATCTCGTTCTTCTGCAAGGATGTATCTTCAGCAACAGTGTCGAACAGCAATATATCATGATCTATGCgtccaaactcttttaccttatACAGTGAAAACCGTACCTGGCCCACAACAATTAGCTAAGATTTCATTAGCAGTGTGCCTGTCGAAAGCTAGGCAGACGAAGGAGTACGTGGATATGGTGGCAAAACAATTCAACAAAACGAAGAATTATAAAGATAGCCAAGCTGTGCAAGAGTGTTCACGACAAATCAATAATGGAGTTAACCAAATAACGCTATCAGTGAAGGAGTTCCAACGAATTGGAAAGGATGCTGAGGAAAATTTCCCACTTCATGAGGATAACATGCAAAGTTGGGTTAGTGCTGCTCTAACGGATATTGATATGTGCATTGATGGAATACTTGGGGATGTGATCGGGGGGAGGGAGAAGGCGATTATGAAGGCAAAGATCTTGAACGTGAAGCAACTCGCTAGTAATTCGCTTGCGATGTTGAACCGGTATACTTTAAGACACCGTGCTTCTCATATCGTCAAGAATCCCTAA
- the LOC111876922 gene encoding tubulin-folding cofactor D — protein sequence MAAREVEDAAKPSVAGEELEEDDEHDSKEAVFQRYFLLEWKVVKSILDDIVSNGRVVDLSSVHKIRSIVDKYQEQGQLLEPYLETIISPLMLIVRSRTLEQGVKSNELLEVIKPLCIIIYSLVTVCGYKAVIRFFPHQVSDLEPAVSLLEKCHGTTTGTTLRQESTGEMETKCVILLWLSILVLVPFDISSVDTSITDTHSLEANEPPPLVSRILEISKEYLSNAGPMQTIAGLLLSKLLTRPDMLPAYTSFIEWTHEVLSSATEDVIHHFRLLGAVESLAAIFKSGSRKALLDIVPVVWNDTSVLIKSTPAARSPLLRKYLIKLTQRMGLTSLPHRPTTWRYVGKHTTLGKNILQNASLTDHSHASNFGSSNSEQNSYPQNEEMDVPDIIEEIIELLLSGLKDTDTVVRWSAAKGIGRITSRLTYTLAEEVLLSVLELFSPGEGDGSWHGGCLALAELARRGLLLPVSLPKVVPVVIKALHYDVRRGPHSIGSHIRDAAAYVCWAFGRAYSHTDMKGILDQLAPHLLIIACYDREVNCRRAAAAAFQENVGRQGNYPHGIDIVNTADYFALSSRVNSYLNVAVIIAEYDGYLYPFMEELLFNKICHWEKGLRELASNALSALVKYDPEYSANFALEKLIPCTLASDLCMRHGATLAVGELVLALHNCGYALPLDKQKVVAGVVPAIEKARLYRGKGGEIMRAAVSRFIECISIVNITLTEKIKRSLLDTLNENLRHPNAQIQNAANEAFKHFVPTYFAKTKDKGTFDITLRYLEQLTDANVAVRRGSALAIGVLPFEFLATRWKIVLQKLCRSCEIEDNPEDRDAETRVNSVKGLVLVCETLTNTTESSGFQQDEYTSLFATIKTQVMQSLLNALEDYSVDNRGDVGSWVRTAAMNGLEKCTYILCKRDKSVGNETLFDADIATKLVGGIVKQALEKMDRLREVAAKVLQRILYNDVVFVPLIPYREKLEKLVPKDGDLKWGVPSCSFPRFVKLLEFDCYSKYVASGLVISMGGLEDSLKKVSLGSLLDYLEAIKVKDKSETNARESSLSNNILWVLHKYKRRDRVIIPALKTIEILFSKRIFLHMEGQTGVFCGGVLECLATELKGTKDFSKLYAGIAILGYIASISEPPNTQAFAHLLSFLTHRYPKIRKACAEQVYLVLIQNGEVVGEENLENAMEIVSECCWEGDVEEAKRQRLKVCEIANIEMGQILMHTSRTSGASSSSSQQKPKTNDENASYSSLVGSAGF from the exons ATGGCGGCAAGAGAAGTAGAAGATGCAGCAAAACCTTCGGTGGCGGGTGAAGAATTGGAAGAGGACGATGAACACGATTCAAAAGAGGCGGTGTTTCAGAGATACTTTCTACTAGAATGGAAGGTCGTCAAGTCTATCCTCGACGACATCGTTTCCAATGGCCGAGTTGTAGATCTCTCCTCGGTCCACAAGATCCGATCAATT GTGGACAAATATCAGGAACAAGGACAGCTATTAGAACCATACCTGGAGACCATAATATCTCCCCTGATGCTTATTGTTCGTTCAAGGACACTTGAACAAGGTGTAAAGTCCAATGAACTTCTTGAAGTAATCAAGCCTCTATGTATTATAATTTATTCATTAGTGACAGTTTGTGGGTACAAGGCTGTGATCAGGTTCTTTCCTCATCAAGTTTCTGATCTAGAACCAGCAGTGTCTCTTTTGGAGAAATGTCATGGGACAACTACAGGGACAACATTGAGGCAAGAAAGTACTGGAGAGATGGAGACTAAATGTGTTATACTATTATGGCTATCAATACTTGTATTGGTTCCTTTTGATATATCATCTGTTGATACAAGCATTACAGATACTCATTCTCTTGAGGCAAATGAACCACCCCCTTTAGTGAGTAGGATACTAGAGATCTCAAAGGAGTACCTTTCAAATGCGGGTCCCATGCAAACTATAGCTGGATTGCTTCTTTCAAAGCTTCTAACACGTCCAGATATGTTGCCTGCTTATACCAG CTTTATTGAATGGACTCATGAAGTTCTATCTTCTGCGACGGAAGATGTAATACATCATTTCCGTTTGCTTGGTGCTGTAGAATCCCTTGCTGCTATTTTCAAG AGTGGAAGCCGGAAAGCATTACTTGATATTGTTCCTGTTGTTTGGAATGACACATCAGTCTTGATCAAGTCTACCCCTGCAGCTCGTAGTCCTTTACTTcgcaaatatttaataaagttaaCACAACGAATGGGGCTTACTAGTCTACCCCATCGTCCAACAACCTGGCGTTATGTG GGCAAACACACTACACTTGGAAAGAATATATTACAAAATGCATCACTAACTGATCACAGTCATGCATCCAATTTTGGTTCATCCAATTCAGAACAAAATTCCTACCCTCAAAATGAAGAGATGGATGTTCCTGATATTATTGAAGAGATCATCGAGTTGCTATTGTCTGGATTAAAAGATACG GATACTGTTGTTCGTTGGTCTGCTGCAAAAGGTATTGGGCGTATAACTTCACGTCTTACATATACACTAGCAGAGGAAGTCCTTTTGTCTGTATTAGAACTATTTTCACCTGGTGAG GGTGATGGATCATGGCATGGTGGATGCTTGGCATTGGCTGAGCTGGCACGTAGAGGATTACTCTTACCTGTTAGCCTTCCTAAAGTCGTACCTGTTGTAATTAAG GCACTGCATTATGATGTAAGAAGAGGTCCACATAGTATTGGATCACATATCCGTGATGCTGCTGCTTATGTTTGCTGGGCATTTGGTCGTGCATATAGTCACACTGACATGAAGGGCATACTGGATCAACTTGCACCACATCTTTTAATAATTGCATGTTATGATCGTGAG GTTAACTGTAGAAGGGCAGCTGCAGCTGCTTTTCAGGAAAATGTTGGGAGACAAGGGAATTATCCTCATGGAATTGACATTGTGAATACGGCTGATTATTTTGCACTTTCTTCACGTGTCAATTCTTACCTTAATGTTGCTGTCATCATAGCTGAATATGATGGCTACCTTTATCCATTCATGGAGGAACTTCTTTTTAACAAGATCTGTCACTGG GAAAAAGGATTGAGAGAACTTGCCTCAAATGCTTTATCAGCTCTTGTGAAGTATGATCCAGAATATTCTGCGAATTTTGCACTTGAGAAGTTAATCCCATGCACTTTGGCTTCTGATTTATGCATGCGACATGGAGCCACATTGGCAGTTGGAGAGCTTGTATTAGCTCTACATAACTGTGGTTATGCTCTTCCTTTAG ATAAGCAGAAAGTTGTTGCTGGAGTAGTCCCTGCAATTGAGAAAGCAAGATTGTACAGGGGAAAAGGTGGAGAGATAATGCGAGCTGCAGTTTCAAGGTTTATTGAGTGTATTTCTATCGTGAACATAACTTTAacagaaaaaataaaaagaagtcTGCTTGATACTCTTAATGAGAATTTGAGGCATCCCAATGCTCAAATACAG AATGCTGCCAATGAAGCTTTCAAACATTTTGTACCAACGTATTTTGCTAAAACAAAAGATAAAGGGACATTTGATATTACCCTAAGATATCTGGAGCAGTTGACTGATGCAAATGTAGCTGTGAGAAGGGGATCTGCATTGGCAATTGGGGTTTTACCCTTTGAGTTTCTTGCCACAAGGTGGAAGATTGTGCTTCAAAAGCTTTGCAGATCTTGTGAAATAGAG GATAACCCAGAAGATAGGGATGCCGAAACACGGGTAAATTCTGTTAAAGGACTTGTATTAGTGTGTGAAACACTCACCAATACTACAGAATCTTCCGGATTCCAACAAGATGAGTACACCTCTCTTTTTGCAACAATAAAAACCCAAGTGATGCAAAGTTTGTTGAATGCACTTGAAGATTACTCTGTTGATAACAGAGGTGATGTTGGGTCTTGGGTTCGTACAGCTGCAATGAATGGGCTTGAGAAATGTACATATATTTTATGCAAGAGAGATAAATCAGTTGGAAATGAGACACTTTTTGATGCTGATATTGCAACCAAATTAGTTGGAGGAATTGTTAAACAAGCATTGGAAAAGATGGATAGGTTAAGAGAAGTGGCTGCAAAAGTTCTTCAAAGGATTTTATATAATGATGTTGTTTTTGTTCCTCTAATACCATATAGAGAAAAACTAGAAAAACTTGTCCCCAAGGATGGTGATTTGAAGTGGGGG GTACCAAGTTGTTCTTTCCCTCGCTTCGTTAAGTTGCTTGAGTTTGATTGTTACAGTAAATATGTTGCGTCAGGGTTAGTAATTTCCATGGGTGGATTAGAAGAttctttgaaaaaggtttcactTGGTTCTTTGTTAGATTATCTTGAAGCTATTAAAGTTAAAGACAAGAGTGAAACAAACGCCAGAGAATCAAGCTTGTCAAATAACATTCTCTGGGTTCTTCACAAGTACAAAAGACGCGACAGAGTCATAATTCCCGCCTTGAAG ACTATAGAGATTCTTTTCAGCAAAAGGATCTTCTTACACATGGAG GGTCAGACGGGAGTATTTTGTGGGGGTGTTCTGGAGTGTCTTGCTACCGAGTTGAAAGGAACAAAGGACTTCTCCAAGTTATATGCTGGGATTGCTATTCTTGGATACATTGCTTCAATTTCAGAGCCTCCTAATACCCAGGCTTTCGCTCATCTTCTGTCTTTCCTTACCCATCGATATCCCAAG ATTCGAAAGGCTTGTGCTGAGCAAGTTTATCTTGTACTTATACAAAATGGGGAGGTTGTGGGTGAGGAAAATTTAGAGAATGCAATGGAAATAGTTTCTGAATGTTGCTGGGAAGGTGACGTGGAGGAAGCAAAACGACAAAGATTAAAAGTATGTGAAATTGCGAATATAGAAATGGGACAAATTCTTATGCATACCTCAAGGACATCAggtgcatcatcatcatcatctcagcaGAAGCCTAAAACTAATGATGAAAATGCATCATACTCGTCGTTAGTAGGATCTGCTGGATTTTGA
- the LOC111876920 gene encoding methionine aminopeptidase 1A, whose amino-acid sequence MAGTDVTESGLSCVKCGKPALLQCPKCVELKLPREGAAFCTQDCFKASWSSHKSVHLKAKLSSVGASNPWELNIASPSDGWLYCIRKGQSRTAQIPHFDWTGPLRPYPISKKRIIPAGIELPDWAVDGTPKIEPISDLQHVVEIKTPEQIERMRETSRIAREVLDAAARVVRPGVTTDEIDAVVHEATIAAGAYPSPLNYHFFPKSCCTSVNEVICHGIPDGRKLEDGDIVNVDVTVYYKGVHGDLNETYFVGNVDEASLQLVKCTYECLEKAIAIVKPGVRFREIGEIINRHATMAGLSVVKSYCGHGIGELFHCAPNIPHYARNKTVGVMKAGQTFTIEPMINTGVWRDRMWPDGWTAVTADGKRSAQFEHTLLVTETGVEVLTGRLPTSPKVFPWLSS is encoded by the exons ATGGCAGGGACAGATGTTACGGAGAGTGGTTTATCATGTGTTAAATGTGGCAAGCCTGCTCTTCTTCa GTGTCCAAAATGTGTTGAATTGAAGCTTCCACGTGAAGGCGCTGCTTTCTG CACTCAAGACTGTTTCAAGGCATCATGGAGCTCTCATAAATCAGTTCATTTGAAAGCAAAGTTATCATCAGTTGGAGCAAGCAATCCATGGGAACTTAATATAGCCTCACCAAGTGATGGTTGGCTTTATTGTATTAGGAAAGGACAGTCTCGAACAGCACAAATTCCTCATTTTGATTGGACAGG ACCATTAAGGCCTTATCCCATATCAAAAAAACGTATAATACCTGCAGGAATTGAGCTACCTGATTGGGCAGTTGAT GGAACTCCAAAAATCGAGCCCATTAGTGATCTGCAACATGTTGTTGAG ATAAAAACTCCAGAGCAAATTGAGAGAATGAGAGAAACTAGCCGA ATAGCAAGAGAAGTTTTAGATGCAGCTGCTCGTGTTGTGCGTCCTGGTGTGACTACTGATGAAATTGATGCTGTTGTCCATGAAGCAACCATTGCTGCTG GAGCATATCCATCTCCATTAAATTATCATTTCTTTCCAAAATCTTGCTGCAC GTCTGTTAATGAAGTAATCTGCCATGGGATTCCAGATGGAAG GAAACTGGAAGATGGAGATATTGTGAATGTTGATGTAACTGTTTATTATAAAGGAGTCCATG GTGACCTGAATGAAACTTATTTTGTTGGTAATGTTGATGAGGCATCTCTACAGTTGGTCAAATGTACTTATGAGTGCTTGGAAAAAGCAATAGCTATCG TGAAACCTGGAGTACGCTTTCGTGAAATCGGAGAAATTATAAATCGACATGCCACCATGGCAGGCTTATCTGTG GTGAAATCCTATTGCGGGCATGGTATCGGAGAACTCTTCCATTGTGCACCAAACATACCCCATTATGCCA GAAATAAAACCGTTGGTGTGATGAAAGCTGGACAAACCTTCACTATCGAGCCTATGATAAATACTG gtGTCTGGCGTGACAGAATGTGGCCTGATGGTTGGACAGCTGTCACCGCCGATGGCAAGCGCAGCGCTCAGTTTGAGCATACTCTCTTG GTAACTGAGACGGGAGTGGAAGTTCTTACAGGGCGATTGCCCACATCTCCCAAGGTTTTCCCATGGCTAAGCTCGTAG